One stretch of Oceanispirochaeta sp. DNA includes these proteins:
- a CDS encoding zinc ribbon domain-containing protein, whose amino-acid sequence MGFYCDNCGKEVNRNTTTCPECGVRFKAVKCPSCGYTDEADFFKGGCPRCGYSGKNESVDLEIKNQPESPPCKNPVLDFISSRAFWLMSGVLLFLLIFIFYKISQDT is encoded by the coding sequence ATGGGTTTTTATTGTGACAACTGCGGTAAAGAAGTGAATCGGAATACAACGACTTGTCCGGAATGCGGGGTCCGCTTCAAGGCCGTCAAATGCCCCTCCTGCGGGTATACGGATGAGGCAGATTTCTTTAAGGGAGGATGTCCCCGCTGTGGTTATTCTGGAAAGAATGAATCTGTAGACTTGGAAATAAAGAATCAGCCTGAATCACCTCCCTGTAAAAATCCTGTCCTTGATTTTATTTCATCCCGGGCCTTCTGGCTTATGAGCGGGGTCCTTCTATTTCTACTCATCTTTATATTCTATAAAATTAGCCAGGATACTTAA
- a CDS encoding SpoIIE family protein phosphatase, which produces MSAYSQNYYWEDPLNIETGESFYPQQISSEQGYILTAWQEYDKNNPSMVTILGSYSESGSTWSEPVPLIESFSYTGEDRVSLFSLSTDRNGTPILALAASEKRIDIYRLSDLQSPMIRISRIESESSSVVPRVFRKADKGLILFLTGKVILPNETEVLSIYFSESEEGEVWTTPEHFIQSNDLKQNFLPHYAFDDLTEYVVFQSLYTDQRNTYQLFLKSKDRNESTWSSEVQLTTFSEFRSGENNDFFLFDNQRPHIYAEDGRIHLVWERRLGREMPQVYYGVFDRNASVLEEIEQISRGTYFTAYPRIIRDKGESLILWFDNRNGNQIIMAQKKGIFWQEKRISLMTGDSTYGRWIKHKDDLFILWENQLNENRNISILTPDRSALPPLIKTVNFQDKGRQSNDSAVISWRRPVDSSGILGFSYLWDKNPESQPEKDPDLLDLRERTEAFRALDDGDWYFHIALVDYAGNWSETLHLRITRDTIPPEPVRFFKPLTDALGYLISNTFTLTWSSSDEHPGGYSYQFYFLGEDVDLMDPSLLDLPSPPGTVQTLSPAVQYNNRDNGFWALSVSAFDDVGNRSEPSILLFRTNKYIPVTYISDVQTKRDELERVVLTIIGRGFSERGRIRRIVLDKNGQPPWDYEYTLIQNEYVVSSDRIINGPLVEVFEEGSYLVGVEHPIRGFAFAKGRLQLDSTGTVRFGDFSFDYKTFWTPVDLARHIFNLNSVAFSLLIFFLILICFLSSWQIFRLVAESKHLEDDIKSVIEGTPFRSELIKERMKVMKRRGMGLRLKFTLALLTLILAVILLISIFLGNYMINTQKKNLSEGLYAKSSLLLETLATSARTYLPTQNRLELGLLPGTIRAMDEALNTTITGQGTNDPENFNYIWSSNNPEIDSLQKFPSTVAVDDLSLPEGWSLSQAEGFDQKYKKNENYDFTDYTEKDRPLILEALDESGLINRYEAGVSRIDDQLSPKIKMLEIEINQKAVELIGDQSTQLDQLSEDAVRLALRGDTASLEELRIIQDTISRIETEINDKLATVSNIIQTNPDYSIDTLSEKQLVYTFYKPIVYRNKGRESYFRGIIRLDVSIQRILEDIIGIQNDILRITMIISLIALAGGLAGALLLAQTMLNPIRKLVEGVALVRDTQDKSKLKNYSIETGTRDELSELANTFNQMTEGLVAAAVANKSLVLGKEIQKKFLPLDPVPGADRKYTTGEELNDKIHFFGYYEGAKGVSGDYFDYRRLDEKHYATIKCDISGKDIPASLIMVEVATLFKDYFSKLDIKRDGIHLEKLVMNINDLIAEIDFQGKFAALIVTIINIETGKCWICHAGDKIFYYYDGTEQRVVKKEMETSPAAGMFTSDVIGDDAFKQITHQLKKNDILFLFTDGIEEAKRTFRNIDLSLIKCDGSCDSSIVGDEDFVSHELDSDNEELGLARIEEIMEAILKKKQYKIYQYHQPNPSINLSFDYSNGSGDLKDTVLGLISAEKVFRLYLDPNAGVDDRIRIDNKVDDYLKKHFDQYRDYFRYPIVDEESPEYTYYSHLKEDAQYDDLTILGILKK; this is translated from the coding sequence ATGTCAGCCTATTCACAAAATTATTACTGGGAAGATCCACTGAATATAGAGACTGGGGAGTCTTTTTATCCCCAGCAGATTTCGAGTGAACAGGGATATATTCTGACAGCCTGGCAGGAATATGACAAGAATAATCCCTCCATGGTTACAATCCTTGGATCCTACTCAGAATCCGGTTCAACCTGGTCAGAACCAGTTCCATTGATTGAGTCCTTCAGCTATACAGGCGAAGACAGAGTTTCCCTGTTTTCACTGAGTACAGACAGGAATGGAACTCCCATCCTGGCATTAGCAGCATCAGAAAAGAGAATTGATATTTATAGACTTAGTGATTTACAGAGTCCAATGATCAGAATTTCAAGAATTGAAAGCGAGAGTTCCTCGGTTGTTCCCAGGGTTTTCCGAAAAGCCGACAAGGGCTTAATTCTCTTTCTAACAGGAAAAGTTATACTTCCTAACGAGACAGAAGTACTTTCCATCTATTTCAGCGAATCAGAAGAAGGGGAGGTTTGGACCACTCCTGAACACTTCATACAAAGCAATGATCTGAAACAGAACTTCCTCCCCCATTATGCATTTGACGACCTGACCGAATATGTTGTCTTCCAGTCCTTATATACAGACCAGAGAAATACGTATCAGCTTTTCCTCAAGAGTAAAGACCGGAATGAAAGCACCTGGTCATCTGAGGTCCAATTAACGACCTTCAGTGAGTTCAGAAGCGGTGAGAACAACGATTTCTTCCTCTTTGACAATCAGAGACCCCATATTTATGCCGAAGATGGAAGGATTCATCTGGTCTGGGAAAGAAGGCTGGGCAGAGAAATGCCTCAGGTATATTATGGTGTTTTTGACAGGAATGCCTCGGTTTTAGAAGAAATTGAACAAATATCCAGGGGAACATATTTTACTGCTTATCCCCGGATCATAAGGGATAAGGGAGAGTCGCTTATTCTCTGGTTTGATAACAGAAATGGCAATCAAATCATCATGGCTCAGAAAAAGGGTATATTCTGGCAGGAAAAAAGAATCAGCCTGATGACCGGTGATTCTACCTATGGTCGTTGGATCAAACATAAGGATGATCTGTTCATACTCTGGGAAAATCAGCTGAATGAAAATAGAAATATTTCCATTCTGACTCCTGACAGGTCTGCTCTTCCACCACTCATTAAAACTGTAAACTTTCAGGATAAGGGAAGACAGTCTAATGACAGTGCCGTCATCAGCTGGCGAAGACCCGTGGATTCTTCTGGAATACTGGGATTCAGTTACCTATGGGATAAAAATCCTGAGTCCCAGCCTGAAAAAGATCCTGATTTACTGGACTTAAGAGAAAGAACCGAAGCATTCAGAGCCTTGGATGATGGAGACTGGTACTTCCATATTGCTCTTGTAGATTATGCAGGCAACTGGTCGGAGACTCTGCATCTAAGAATCACTAGAGATACGATCCCCCCCGAACCGGTTCGGTTTTTTAAACCTCTCACTGATGCCCTGGGATATCTTATAAGCAATACCTTCACCCTGACATGGTCATCATCTGACGAACACCCGGGAGGGTATAGTTATCAATTCTATTTTCTGGGTGAGGATGTTGATTTAATGGATCCCTCCCTGCTGGACCTGCCTTCACCTCCGGGAACAGTACAAACCCTCAGTCCTGCCGTGCAATACAATAACAGAGACAATGGTTTTTGGGCTTTGTCAGTCAGTGCCTTTGATGACGTAGGCAACAGAAGCGAGCCTTCCATCCTTCTTTTCAGAACAAATAAATATATCCCTGTGACCTACATTTCTGATGTCCAAACAAAACGGGATGAACTGGAGAGGGTTGTCCTCACAATTATCGGCCGCGGTTTCAGTGAGAGAGGCCGGATAAGGCGAATCGTACTGGATAAAAACGGTCAGCCACCCTGGGATTATGAATACACTCTTATTCAAAATGAATATGTAGTCAGCAGTGATAGAATTATAAACGGACCCCTTGTAGAAGTCTTTGAAGAGGGCAGTTATCTGGTAGGTGTGGAACATCCAATCCGGGGATTTGCCTTCGCTAAGGGAAGATTACAGCTGGATTCAACAGGAACAGTCAGATTCGGCGATTTTTCCTTCGATTACAAGACCTTCTGGACCCCTGTTGATCTTGCAAGACACATATTCAACTTGAACAGTGTGGCCTTCTCCCTGTTGATTTTCTTCCTGATTCTGATCTGTTTTCTGTCTTCATGGCAAATATTCAGATTGGTGGCAGAGTCGAAACATCTGGAAGATGATATAAAATCTGTTATTGAAGGAACTCCCTTCAGAAGTGAATTGATAAAAGAGAGGATGAAAGTGATGAAACGGAGAGGAATGGGATTGAGGCTTAAGTTTACACTGGCCCTGCTGACATTAATCCTGGCTGTGATTTTACTGATTTCTATATTTTTAGGTAATTACATGATTAATACACAGAAAAAGAATTTATCTGAGGGTCTGTATGCCAAGAGTTCACTTCTCCTGGAAACTCTGGCCACCAGCGCCAGGACCTATCTCCCGACACAAAACAGACTGGAACTTGGTTTATTACCCGGCACAATCAGAGCCATGGATGAAGCTCTCAATACAACCATAACAGGGCAGGGGACCAATGACCCTGAAAATTTTAATTATATATGGAGCTCAAATAATCCGGAAATTGACTCACTCCAGAAATTCCCGTCTACTGTCGCGGTAGATGATCTGAGTCTGCCCGAAGGATGGTCACTGAGTCAGGCTGAAGGCTTTGATCAAAAGTATAAGAAGAATGAGAACTATGATTTCACTGATTATACAGAAAAGGATCGTCCCTTAATTTTGGAAGCTCTGGATGAGTCGGGACTCATAAACCGATATGAGGCAGGTGTCAGCAGAATTGACGACCAGTTATCTCCCAAAATCAAAATGCTGGAGATTGAAATCAATCAGAAAGCAGTAGAACTCATTGGTGATCAGAGTACCCAACTGGATCAGTTATCAGAAGATGCGGTCCGCCTTGCCCTCCGTGGAGATACGGCGTCCCTCGAAGAGTTGAGAATCATTCAGGATACCATTAGTCGTATTGAAACGGAAATCAATGATAAATTAGCCACCGTGTCGAATATAATCCAGACGAATCCGGATTATAGTATTGATACACTCTCTGAAAAACAACTTGTCTATACCTTCTATAAACCCATTGTCTACAGAAACAAGGGCAGAGAGTCCTACTTCAGAGGGATAATACGCCTGGATGTATCCATACAGAGGATTCTGGAGGATATTATTGGTATCCAGAATGACATTTTAAGGATTACGATGATCATCTCCCTGATAGCCCTCGCCGGTGGTCTGGCTGGTGCTCTGCTATTGGCACAGACCATGCTGAATCCCATAAGAAAGCTTGTCGAAGGGGTTGCTCTTGTCAGAGACACACAGGATAAATCAAAACTGAAAAATTATTCTATCGAGACCGGAACCAGGGATGAACTTTCCGAGTTGGCCAATACCTTCAATCAGATGACAGAAGGACTGGTAGCAGCGGCAGTAGCCAATAAATCCTTGGTCTTAGGTAAAGAAATTCAGAAAAAATTCCTTCCTCTGGATCCTGTACCCGGTGCTGATAGAAAGTACACGACCGGGGAGGAACTGAACGATAAAATTCACTTCTTCGGTTATTATGAGGGTGCAAAAGGAGTATCAGGAGACTATTTTGATTATAGAAGATTGGATGAAAAACACTATGCAACGATAAAATGCGATATATCAGGAAAAGACATTCCCGCATCTCTTATCATGGTGGAGGTAGCCACACTCTTTAAGGATTATTTCTCAAAACTGGATATCAAGAGAGATGGAATTCATCTGGAAAAGCTGGTTATGAATATCAATGACCTTATTGCAGAAATTGACTTTCAGGGAAAATTTGCAGCCTTGATTGTGACCATCATCAACATAGAAACCGGTAAATGCTGGATATGTCATGCGGGAGACAAAATTTTTTACTATTATGATGGTACTGAGCAAAGGGTTGTGAAAAAAGAAATGGAAACATCCCCTGCAGCTGGAATGTTTACTTCTGATGTCATCGGGGATGATGCTTTCAAACAGATTACTCACCAATTGAAAAAAAATGATATTCTCTTTCTATTTACAGATGGAATAGAAGAAGCGAAACGCACATTCAGGAATATTGATTTATCACTGATAAAATGTGACGGTAGCTGTGACTCATCTATAGTGGGAGATGAAGATTTTGTATCTCATGAGTTGGATTCCGACAACGAAGAGCTTGGTTTAGCCAGAATCGAAGAAATCATGGAAGCCATCTTAAAGAAAAAGCAATATAAGATTTACCAATACCATCAGCCCAATCCGAGTATAAACCTTTCTTTTGACTATTCAAATGGTTCGGGTGATTTGAAAGACACTGTACTGGGGCTGATATCAGCGGAAAAAGTTTTCAGACTCTACCTTGATCCAAACGCAGGAGTCGATGATAGAATCAGAATTGATAATAAAGTCGATGATTACCTTAAAAAACATTTTGACCAGTACAGAGACTATTTCAGATATCCTATTGTAGACGAAGAATCTCCCGAGTACACCTACTATTCCCATTTGAAGGAAGATGCTCAGTATGATGACCTGACCATCCTGGGAATTTTGAAAAAATAA